In Aedes albopictus strain Foshan chromosome 3, AalbF5, whole genome shotgun sequence, the genomic window AAAGAACTTGAAAGGTTTCTGAAACTCCCCGAGGCCTCGGTGATACCCTCCAAGAAATCCCAtagaactccctgaaacgccctgagaaCACCTGATAAGTCCTGAAAATCGCTTGAGAACGTCTGAAATACATCTAAAACCTCTTCAGGCCCCTTAAACTCtcttgaaatgtcttgaaatgcccctgcaaTTCTCTTAAATGTTCCTAAGGGACCATAAAGCGCTTTAAAACACCCTCAAAAATTCGCCTGAGAGCCTTGTAGTGAATACGAGGCGAATAGTATTGAGTAAAATCGAAtcacctttacgtagtttacgttgagtgtgtattgatgacagatacTGAAAGGAACTCAATGGaagaaaaagaagcgaacggCTCGATGAAAAAATCTCTTCAGTTATATGACGTGTGTTACAAAGAACGGTCGACGTAAAAttagaattttgtttttgttaataatAGAAGTAGATTTTGAATACGACATGGCGCAGTCGGTAGTGAAATGTGATCGAGTGAAGTTTCCCATCGGATCTGCTGGggaagagagtttctccagcagaaataacaaatgtggaagtgccggatgggaaagcgaggtttcccaccggatctgctgggggagagagtttctccagcagaaaaagcacttccgccggatgggaaagcgaggtttcccaccggatctgctgggggagagagtttctccagcagaaataacaaatgtggaagtgccggatgggaaagtgaggtttcccaccggatctgctgggggagagagtttctccagcagaaaaagcacttccgccggatgggaaagcgaggtttcccaccggatctgctgggggagagagtttctccagcagaaataacaaatgtggaagtgccggatgggaaagtgaggtttcccaccggatctgctgggggagagagtttctccagcagaaaaagcacttccgccggatgggaaagtgaggtttcccaccggatctgctgggggagagagtttctccagcagaaataacagAAATAACGCAAATGTGGAAGTGCCGGATGGGAaagcgaggtttcccaccggatctgctgggggagagagtttctccagcagaaataacaaatgtggaagtgccggatgggaaagtgaggtttcccaccggatctgctgggggagagagtttctccagcagaaaaagcacttccgccggatgggaaagcgaggtttcccaccggatctgctgggggagagagtttctccagcagaaataacaaatgtggaagtgccggatgggaaagtgaggtttcccaccggatctgctgggggagagagtttctccagcagaaaaagcacttccgccggatgggaaagtgaggtttcccaccggatctgctgggggagagagtttctccagcagaaataacagAAATAACGCAAATGTGGAAGTGCCGGATGGGAaagcgaggtttcccaccggatctgctgggggagagagtttctccagcagaaataacaaatgtggaagtgccggatgggaaagtgaggtttcccaccggatctgctgggggagagaggtTCTCCAGCAgattctccagcagaaatagcacttccgccggatgggaaagtgaggttttccaccggatctgctgggggagagagtttctccagcagaaataacaaatgtggaagtgccggatgggaaagcacttccgccggatgggaaagtgaggttaagtgatgatgatgatgatgatgatgatgatgatgatgatgatgatgatgatgatgatgatgatgatgatgatgatgatgatgatgatgatgatgatgatgatgatgatgatgatgatgatgatgatgatgatgatgatgatgatgatgatgatgatgatgatgatgatgatgatgatgatgatgatgatgatgatgatgatgatgatgatgatgatgatgatgatgatgatgatgatgatgatgatgatgatgatgatgatgatgatgatgatgatgatgatgatgatgatgatgatgatgatgatgatgatgatgatgatgatgatgatgatgatgatgatgatgatgatgatgatgatgatgatgatgatgatgatgatgatgatgatgatgatgatgatgatgatgatgatgatgatgatgatgatgatgatgatgatgatgatgatgatgatgatgatgatgatgatgatgatgatgatgatgatgatgatgatgatgatgatgatgatgatgatgatgatgatgatgatgatgatgatgatgatgatgatgatgatgatgatgatgatgatgatgatgatgatgatgatgatgatgatgatgatgatgatgatgatgatgatgatgatgatgatgatgatgatgatgatgatgatgatgatgatgatgatgatgatgatgatgatgatgatgatgatgatgatgatgatgatgatgatgatgatgatgatgatgatgatgatgatgatgatgatgatgatgatgatgatgatgatgatgatgatgatgatgatgatgatgatgatgatgatgatgatgatgatgatgatgatgatgatgatgatgatgatgatgatgatgatgatgatgatgatgatgatgatgatgatgatgatgatgatgatgatgatgatgatgatgatgatgatgatgatgatgatgatgatgatgatgatgatgatgatgatgatgatgatgatgatgatgatgatgatgatgatgatgatgatgatgatgatgatgatgatgatgatgatgatgatgatgatgatgatgatgatgatgatgatgatgatgatgatgatgatgatgatgatgatgatgatgatgatgatgatgatgatgatgatgatgatgatgatgatgatgatgatgatgatgatgatgatgatgatgatgatgatgatgatgatgatgatgatgatgatgatgatgatgatgatgatgatgatgatgatgatgatgatgatgatgatgatgatgatgatgatgatgatgatgatgatgatgatgatgatgatgatgatgatgatgatgatgatgatgatgatgatgatgatgatgatgatgatgatgatgatgatgatgatgatgatgatgatgatgatgatgatgatgatgatgatgatgatgatgatgatgatgatgatgatgatgatgatgatgatgatgatgatgatgatgatgatgatgatgatgatgatgatgatgatgatgatgatgatgatgatgatgatgatgatgatgatgatgatgatgatgatgatgatgatgatgatgatgatgatgatgatgatgatgatgatgatgatgatgatgatgatgatgatgatgatgatgatgatgatgatgatgatgatgatgatgatgatgatgatgatgatgatgatgatgatgatgatgatgatgatgatgatgatgatgatgatgatgatgatgatgatgatgatgatgatgatgatgatgatgatgatgatgatgatgatgatgatgatgatgatgatgatgatgatgatgatgatgatgatgatgatgatgatgatgatgatgatgatgatgatgatgatgatgatgatgatgatgatgatgatgatgatgatgatgatgatgatgatgatgatgatgatgatgatgatgatgatgatgatgatgatgatgatgatgatgatgatgatgatgatgatgatgatgatgatgatgatgatgatgatgatgatgatgatgatgatgatgatgatgatgatgatgatgatgatgatgatgatgatgatgatgatgatgatgatgatgatgatgatgatgatgatgatgatgatgatgatgatgatgatgatgatgatgatgatgatgatgatgatgatgatgatgatgatgatgatgatgatgatgatgatgatgatgatgatgatgatgatgatgatgatgatgatgatgatgatgatgatgatgatgatgatgatgatgatgatgatgatgatgatgatgatgatgatgatgatgatgatgatgatgatgatgatgatgatgatgatgatgatgatgatgatgatgatgatgatgatgatgatgatgatgatgatgatgatgatgatgatgatgatgatgatgatgatgatgatgatgatgatgatgatgatgatgatgatgatgatgatgatgatgatgatgatgatgatgatgatgatgatgatgatgatgatgatgatgatgatgatgatgatgatgatgatgatgatgatgatgatgatgatgatgatgatgatgatgatgatgatgatgatgatgatgatgatgatgatgatgatgatgatgatgatgatgatgatgatgatgatgatgatgatgatgatgatgatgatgatgatgatgatgatgatgatgatgatgatgatgatgatgatgatgatgatgatgatgatgatgatgatgatgatgatgatgatgatgatgatgatgatgatgatgatgatgatgatgatgatgatgatgatgatgatgatgatgatgatgatgatgatgatgatgatgatgatgatgatgatgatgatgatgatgatgatgatgatgatgatgatgatgatgatgatgatgatgatgatgatgatgatgatgatgatgatgatgatgatgatgatgatgatgatgatgatgatgatgatgatgatgatgatgatgatgatgatgatgatgatgatgatgatgatgatgatgatgatgatgatgatgatgatgatgatgatgatgatgatgatgatgatgatgatgatgatgatgatgatgatgatgatgatgatgatgatgatgatgatgatgatgatgatgatgatgatgatgatgatgatgatgatgatgatgatgatgatgatgatgatgatgatgatgatgatgatgatgatgatgatgatgatgatgatgatgatgatgatgatgatgatgatgatgatgatgatgatgatgatgatgatgatgatgatgatgatgatgatgatgatgatgatgatgatgatgatgatgatgatgatgatgatgatgatgatgatgatgatgatgatgatgatgatgatgatgatgatgatgatgatgatgatgatgatgatgatgatgatgatgatgatgatgatgatgatgatgatgatgatgatgatgatgatgatgatgatgatgatgatgatgatgatgatgatgatgatgatgatgatgatgatgatgatgatgatgatgatgatgatgatgatgatgatgatgatgatgatgatgatgatgatgatgatgatgatgatgatgatgatgatgatgatgatgatgatgatgatgatgatgatgatgatgatgatgatgttttttttttttcattctatcgTCACAAGAGTAGAGAAGAAGGCGAATGTAGTGAATACGAGGCGAATAGTATTGAGTAAAATCGAAtcacctttacgtagtttacgttgagtgtgtattgatgacagatacTGAAAGGAACTCAATGGaagaaaaagaagcgaacggCTCGATGAAAAAATCTCTTCAGTTATATGACGTGTGTTACAAAGAACGGTCGACGTAAAAttagaattttgtttttgttaataatAGAAGTAGATTTTGAATACGACAAGCCTCTGAAAGCTTTTTTAAATGCCTGGAACCTTTGAAATCTACCGctgcaacgcccctgaaacctcaaaTGTTCCTCGGAGCCCATTTAAAATCCTCCCTGTGACCCGCccattttacaacggcgcgcgtcttgAAGGGCTAAGGCCCATAGTTCGCCCTTTCATCCCACTTTTGCTTAGGTCTTCCTGACACTTCCGTTTGCCTTCTCCATGAACCACCACCGCGTGGTTTTGGTTTAGCTACCATTAttcactaaggtcttttttacacgggtggtttttctgctttaactcggtcaattttgaacctacctatctgattttccgtacacaggtagtactaaccgtgtctacctgtgtacaaattttcatgtgaattggctcaaaattgaccgagttatagcagaaaaactacccgtgttaaaaaagaccttagtgtattacATAGGTACCATAAAATAAACCTGCAAAAAACGAGAATTTTGTTTATGTGAAATAGAAGGAGACAGTATATAGAACGATGCGGGGAAGGGCGGGCTAGGGATTGGATGTATGACCTTCAGCATAGTAATTAAAAATTGTGTTTATGTACTTTAGAATCTCTAGCTCTCATAatcatcttcatcaatttggGTTTTATTTTATCTAACAGAAACATCATTCTCCACATCATTGAGAGCAACACCTAACATGTGCACAGTGCACAGTGTTTTGATGACGAAATGGGCTTCCCATCCGTTTTCATTACCCGTTTGCAAGATAATTGATGACATGTGCCATGTCTAACATGGCATGAAATTAGTCACAATGTCGGCGCAGAGTTGATAAGCTATTTACTACGAGTGTTTAATCAGAATTCTGTTAACCAATAACATTTAAGGGTGTAGAACAAATACAGAATTACCGAACTTGCCTACTGGATACAATGCAAAAACCACACTGTGCATGTTCCCTAGAATTTACGGCGTATTGACATTGAATCACGTGAATACAACTGTTGTCTGTCAGCTCATCTCTGCCAGAGCGAGGGACCACAAAATCAGTGGACTTAATTTGATTCTTATCGAGCCATGTATTTCCGTCAACGACTCGTCACTGTGACACGGTTGGAACAGATAACAAGAGCACCTATAAAAAGTAATTGACTTCCAATGGTACCACATAGTAGTAGTCGTTCAAGAGATCCACTTCACCATGAAATTGTTCCTCGTGCTAGCCGCAGTGATCGCTGCAGTTCATGGCAATTCTCTGGTAATTTTAGTTCTTCAACAGCATTTCGACCATTTCTTCTGAACTCCCAATTCACACCCGCAGATTTGCCGCAACTACCGATCAGGAGCCTTGGTGCCCAATCCGGAAAATTGTTCCGAATTCTTCATGTGTCGTCCGGGACGGGCGATCCAGTTCAGCTGTCCACCGTACACTCGATTCAACGTTGCCATCCAGGCCTGCGATCCGACCAATGCCGTCATCTGTAAGCCCGGTAAGCTTCCGGTGGACGTTGAGTATACTCCCATCCGGGCGCAACCTTCGGTTATCGAACACACCAACACGGCCTGCATCGGCAAGCAGGGCATTCTCCTGTTGGCTAACCCCAAATCGTGCAGTTCCTTCTACCAGTGTTCCCCAACCGGAGTGATTGCCTTCGAGTGCCCTGCCGGAACGCTGTTCGACGCCAACCGCAAATACTGCGAACGTAGCGATATTGCATCCTGCTTAAGCGCCCCAGTTGTGCCACCAAACTACCCGGATGTTCCGGTAATGCCTGAGCTACCGGCTCTGCCACCGGCGGCCGTTGAGGACCAGATTCTGCAGCGTTGCAACGGATACCCTCAGGGACACAAGCTGCGTCATCCGTTCAACTGCCGTCAGTACATCCAGTGCAGCACCATGGACCGCTCGAGGATCTTCACCTGCCCAACGGGAACGGCCTTCGATGAGGCCCGCGCTACTTGCGACTGGGAACGGAATGTGAAGTGCTAGGTCGATGAAATGGACGTAGTGaagttttttttgaagaaattttacatCTTGAGCACGGGTGAATCAGTTTAAGCTACAGCTAATGGGTGGTGGATACATATATCAGAGGTACAATTTAATATCGAATAAAGTTTTTTTGCGGCTTTGAATTGAATCCAAAGTATTTAAAAGTTACGAAATTTGCTATGTTAATACGTTTCTGCTGTAACAGAAAATGAAGTGACGTGAACATCAAACGTGATGTTGTAGTTGTAGTTCAGGAATTTGGACTTTATTTTCAACACACAAATTGCGTCGTGTATCGTCATCTACTGGATTACTCGGATCATCCGTTTGGCAAAGCAAAAaggttgtcattacgctctagaatttgtagtctggtCTTTTTCGTGACCATTACGTTTAAATGAAGGGAGGGATCCAAGAGAAGCCtttaccttccttttgcatcacgttggcagcagctcgctgacgtagtgtacggtttgggtcaagaaatgaccctaatgccaaaggagggttaaagaaactcatgaaggaattcatgaaaaaaattctggattattctctgcaggaactgctgtatgaaaccctgaaggaacttctgcaggaatctctggtggttcaagaatatTTCTTagacagattcctgcagaaacttctgaagcaatccctgattaTAATGttcgaggattttcagaaggaaatcaaggaaaaaactccgaaggaatggggctgattccccaaatgaattcaagaGGGAATCCGAAGGGAATTACAGCAGGGATCGCAAAAaaaccaggaagaattcctgaaggaattgttgcgggaatttctataggagtacgagaaggaatcctctaaggatttataggaggaatcaacgaaaaatatttaggaggaatcccaaagaagTTTCAGCCagaattcaaagagaatttccagaagcaattctttaaaaagttccagtggaaatttccaagggaattcgaaaaaaaaaatctttaaaggatttgTAGAAGGAATCAAATAAAATtacccaagaggaatcctcgaaggaattttaggaggaatcatcgaaggaagaaacccccaggagaaacccccgaaggaattttagaaggaatccttgaaggaatccctggaggaatctctgaagaaatttgaaaagaaatcaccaaaggaattccaaaaggaaatcccaaaggagttccggtaggaatctccgaatgaattccaagcggaattcttaaaagtttttcaagaggaaatcccgatGGAATATCAAAAGCAATCCccataggatttccaggaggaatctccaaaaaaattcaagaaggaaaccttagaggaactctaggaagaatctccgaattccagatagaatttctgaaggaattctagaataaatcaacgaagaaataccgaaggaattgcaggagtaatcttggaagaatcaaGTTACAAGAGAATTCAAGATCTGAATTCCCGCTTTATACTAGAACACAgcaaaatctcaaagaaatcaatggaaatTTAACCTGGTCATAAAAAAAGGCGATGGcggcactagcgtgcacagggggagcGGGCAAGGGGGGGCATTTGCCGCCTCttctataaaaaatatatatctaAGAAATGTGGCGCGAACGTCGAAAGATGCAACTCCTCGAAGGTAAATAGCATCTCATGCACCATATTGAGATTGATTGAATTATATTGTCGCCAAATGCAGCTTTTTCAAGTTCCATGCACCATCAGAACATCTCATATTattatctaagcatttaattcacatttgaatttttcaggCTCCATTTTGGCATATCGTACACAAAATTGTATTCCATATATCTTATCCATGTTGGCTTCCGTACCACATTAAAttgtatgcaccatttttgcaactcTTGCACCTTGCATCTTCCCcttgcaatgttgagaatcactgaatcatgttACAACTATTGCACCACATGCAATTTCTTAGTATTTCttgcacacccatgatgttcacagaatcacctaggcatccatgctgatctcacgcaccatcttttaactaattagtgatgtcagcaccatatttgaataacttgcaccattttggtatttcgtattccaaaactgtattccatgtacgtgaaccatggttaCATCGGCAATACATTGGATTCCTAGCACCTTTTTTACAATTCATgtacctagccatacaaaatatcgtGTATCACTTAATAACGGTGACGACTAAAATAGTACACTAAcaccatgcaccttcttcaaagctttcaatgcaccatcatgatgaccacagaatcatctaggtatccacgcattatgctaatCTCATGCAATGTCTTTTGATCAATTAGGtttctaatgcatcatactgatatgcaccatcatgaaatatcatgcaccatcaaagcttttcaagcaccattttagcttttatcataCCATGTAGGCATCTAATGCACCATTATGGCATGAGCAtcacttaaaatattttttttctgtattctatgcaccatttttgcaattcgtgtacCTAACCATGCAACGTGTTGATAATCACTGAATTACGGTGACAATTAAAATGCAGAActctagcatcatgcaccttcttcaagcCTTACCATCTTATGCAttattatgatgtggttcacatttTAATACCATGCACCGTTTTGGCATTTcgaatacaaaatagcattctatgtattgcagactacatcccaaattggactatgcctaaaaagtgtgataaaagtgcacatttgcctcggatcgtctcgacgtcttcggtgcacttattcctccatttaccaggaataagtgcaccgaagacatcaactcgatccgacgtgtccctgcgcagaaatcacactttgaaggtgtgcgcACACTATTGTGTTAGTCCAATTTgcggtgcagtcagcaatacctggaacatgttgatttctgtgccacattgagtttcctgcaccatttttgcaattcgtgcacttaCATATTAAACAtgttgagtataacagaatcatggtgatactaatgcaccatacagactgCAGCTTGTTTGTATTCCGTGCaacaccatgatgttcacaaaaaaacatctaagcaccatctcacgcgttaTCTAAGCAttcaattcacatttgaattttacCGTACACCAAATTCTACTCCatatacctgatccatgttgacttccgcaccgcattaaattctatgcaccatCATGCTCCACCAACTAGGCCATTATTATTATATGAAGTTTCTTACATCAACATAGCATTTCATGAAGCATTCTATATATCcaattgcaattacttgccacgcaggcactaaggagtgtatcgtaaagtagttgaaaatgtttacaatagcctcaacaATAGTTTAATAcgacttttaagtaattttatttttggagatactgcaTAAATCCTTGGCTTTtacgattttctaaaaatattcaatTAACTGGgcttttaacctagattactgaacacatgtttttgAAATCGCAGAAAAAGCTCGTTAATGTTCGAaaaatgttaacttttttgtgcaaatacatTAATTTCCAGAATGCCCATGATAtagacaaattatttttttcaagaaaaatctccactgcgtTTTAGCacatttcttaaaaatgaaaaaaggccatttttggggaacccttttttctatgctcctccaaatcatgtttacacaaataaaaaatacataaaatgaaataatcgcttttctttcaaatagggtatgttttctaatttatggacgagtgagttgaagcaaaaaaaaaatggagtttGATAACCTTTTAAAATATTAAAaccagaacttcaaagtttgaccaaaaaaaggCGTTTTGTTGGAGTGGACCATGTTGTAGATATTGGAGATTTATCTATCGAAAATATTAATTtcgaaagtcggtgttgaatgatatgttatgtgtacatagctgttaacaaacatcaatattttccagattgtttttcctgacgaaattccttgAGTGTTTCTTGGAGagctccctggaggaatccatgaaggaatccttgcaagaatcctgaggattttctggaggaatctgtggaggaaatactgaaggacATCCCTAACATATTTttgctagaagaaatttcagaaacattctctggaagaattcttggagtatttactgggggaattatttgaggattttttgaaaaaatatataaggcttcctggagaaattttgtggaggaatttgtgaaggaattcctggaggaaatatttttttaaagaatttctgaataaatccattattgaatccctgcagcaattcgttTTTGGACTTCTtccacgagaaatttctgaaaaaaaatcctgaagaaatttctggtgaaattcctgaagaaattcatggatgaatgcctggaggaattcctggaagagttccgtgagaaaatccttttggattttctggaggaatccgtggaggaaatattgaaggaactctggcagacattccttaaatatttttcctcgaagaaatttcaggagtaatctctgaagaaattcttggagtatttactggaggaattatttgaggaatttctagagaaatatatgaggctttttggagaaatttctggaggagtgtctgaaggaactcctcgtggaatttctggatggagtttctggaggattttcttcatgaatttttgcagaaattcattaATTCATtaagtggaaattcctggagaattttctggaggaatccgtggaggattctctggaggaattcctcaaggaattcctggaagtgttGCGAGAGAAACCCCTTtccgtggaagaatttgtggagttcttcctcgaggaatttctgaaataatttctggagaaattttagaaggattttctgaagaaattcatggatgaatctctgggggaattcctgaagaaattctttgagaattttctggagcaatccatggagcaattgctggaggaatcccgagaggaaaaaTTGGAAGAATTCTGGCTGACGTTCCTAGGggatttttcattgaaaaaaaattcaggaggaatctctgaagggcttCCTGgtgtatttgctggaggaatttccggaggaattatttgaggaattgctggagaaatataaAAGGCTCCCTGGaaaaagttttggataaattcctggaggaatccgtggaattcctggaagagttcagtgaggaattcctttaggattttctgagggaatcagtggaggaattcatgcatgtATTCGTGGAGGAAcatctgtagattgcaacaatgATTCCAATCGAAattttctatctaggaattctgactCAATCTATGGAGTCTTCTCTAATTCTAACATCACTAACTATCCAAgattgaaattctttcacaacggtttttttttgtataattaataattttctcgattttttttccattgtatgtgatacgtttataaaattttacaagagttgagataatgacttcatattgaaGTTTCGCTTTGCCtggaaatcatcaccatccgaagccttctccagtACTTGGCAA contains:
- the LOC115268238 gene encoding peritrophin-1-like, producing MKLFLVLAAVIAAVHGNSLICRNYRSGALVPNPENCSEFFMCRPGRAIQFSCPPYTRFNVAIQACDPTNAVICKPGKLPVDVEYTPIRAQPSVIEHTNTACIGKQGILLLANPKSCSSFYQCSPTGVIAFECPAGTLFDANRKYCERSDIASCLSAPVVPPNYPDVPVMPELPALPPAAVEDQILQRCNGYPQGHKLRHPFNCRQYIQCSTMDRSRIFTCPTGTAFDEARATCDWERNVKC